From the genome of Nicotiana sylvestris chromosome 2, ASM39365v2, whole genome shotgun sequence, one region includes:
- the LOC104223098 gene encoding extensin-like, which translates to MLFFKGLLPKSFKNFKIKIKTKIVTTPPQPYYYSSPPPPKKSPPPPYYYSSPPPPVKSPPTPYYYTSPPPPKKSPLPPYYYTSPPPPTHYYPPHHYMVVEVVGKVYCFRCYDSKYPEKSHGKKHLKGAVVEITCKAGDKKIVSYGTTKINGKFSITVKGFEYGKYGAKACKAKLHSAPKNSNCDIPTNLHWGVNGANLKVKSKNYYEVVLYAKPFAYGSKTPYAKCIKPKPTPAPYYYKSPPPSSPTYIYKSPPPPSPAYVYKSPPPPTRTYIYKSPPPPTKSPSSHYYKSPPPPSPKSAPVTPPFCAPRPEG; encoded by the exons ATGCTATTTTTCAAGGGTCTTCTTCCAAAGTCCTTTAAAAACTTCAAGattaaaattaaaactaaaattgtTACTACTCCTCCTCAACCATATTACTATTCCTCACCACCACCACCCAAGAAATCACCTCCTCCACCATATTACTACTCTTCTCCGCCACCACCAGTAAAGTCACCTCCAACTCCATATTACTACACCTCCCCACCACCACCAAAGAAGTCGCCTCTCCCACCATACTACTACACTTCACCACCACCACCTACTCATTACTATCCTCCACATCATTATATGGTGGTCGAGGTTGTCGGAAAGGTATACTGTTTTAGATGCTATGATTCAAAATATCCAGAAAAGTCTCATGGCAAGAAACACCTGAAAG gTGCTGTTGTTGAAATAACTTGCAAGGCTGGTGACAAGAAAATTGTGAGTTATGGTACCACAAAGATCAACGGCAAATTCAGCATTACTGTTAAAGGATTTGAATATGGCAAATATGGAGCAAAGGCTTGCAAGGCTAAACTCCACAGTGCTCCAAAAAATTCAAATTGTGACATTCCTACAAACCTCCATTGGGGAGTAAATGGTGCTAACCTAAAAGTGAAGTCAAAGAACTATTATGAAGTTGTACTTTATGCAAAACCATTCGCTTATGGCTCTAAGACACCTTATGCGAAATGCATAAAACCTAAGCCTACACCTGCTCCATACTACTACAAATCTCCTCCACCTTCATCACCAACTTATATTTATAAGTCACCACCTCCTCCATCACCAGCATATGTTTATAAGTCACCACCTCCCCCAACCCGAACATACATTTACAAATCTCCGCCACCACCAACTAAGTCTCCATCATCTCATTATTATAAGTCTCCACCTCCACCATCACCTAAATCtgcacctgtcacacctcctttttgcgcgccccgccccgaagggtag